TCCGGTACGCCTATCCCGAAGCGATGGCCACGCTGTCGCCGGGACTGCCGCTGCTCGAAGAGCTCGCCACGCGCGTCGCAGACAGGCCGAACATCGCGGCCTACCTCGCCTCGGACAGGCGCGTGCCGTTCAACAACAGCGGCATCTTCCGTCACTACCCCGAGCTCGATGGCGGCACGGGCGCGTAGCCGCGCGCGCCCGGACCTGCCGGACCCGGCGGTCGTGGCAGCGGCCTTCAGTCGGCGAACACCGCCCCGATCCGCGTCGCCAGCTCACGCACGGTAAAGGGCTTGCCGATCAGCTGGACATCGGGACCCAGTACGCCATCGTCGACCAGGGTATTGCGGCTGTTGCCGGTCGCGAACACGACCTTCAGCGCCGGGCGCCGCCGGAGGGCCTCGTCCGCGAGCTGACGGCCATTGACCTCCGGCATCACCACATCGGTGAAGAGCAGCGCGATGTCGGGATGCGCGTCGAGCACCTGCAGCGCCTGCGACGCGCCGTCCGCCGACAGCACGCGATAACCCAGTTCAGTGAGCGCGTCGGCGGAAAACTGCCGCACGCCCGCCTCGTCGTCGACGACAAGGATCAACTGCTGCTGACCCCGCGCCGGCAGCGGGGCAGCCTGGCCGGACAAGGGCGCCGCTTCCTCCGGGCGCTCGACCAGGCGCGGCAGGTAGATCCGCACGACCGTGCCCGCTCCCGGCGCCGAGGCCAGCCTTACATGCCCGCTGGACTGCTGGACGAAGCCGTAGACCTGCGACAGCCCCAGGCCCGTGCCCTTGCCCACCGTCTTGGTCGTGTAGAACGGATCGAAGGCCCTGGCCATCACCTCCGGCGGCATGCCGCAGCCGGTGTCCGACACCGTGATCAGCACGTACTGTCCGTCCGGTACGCCCGGATGGTCGCCGGCCGCGGTCGCCATGTCGCAATTGGCCGTCCCGATCGTCAGCTGGCCGCCAGCGGGCATCGCGTCACGTGCATTGACGGCCAGATTGAGGATGACGTTCTCGAGCTGGTTGCCATCGACGTGGGCGCACCACACACCGTCAACCAGCGCGGTTTTCAGGCGCACGTTGCCGCCCAGCGAATGTGCGAGCAGCGCCCGCATGCCCTCGACCAGCTTGTTCGCGTCGACGGGTACCGGTTGCAGCGGCTGCTGACGCGAGAATGCGAGCAGGCGCTGGGTGAGCTGCGCCGCCCGGCTCGCGCCGTCGATCGCCATGTCGAGGTAGCGCTTCGCGCGTGGATCCATGTCGCCCAAGCGCGAGGCCAGCAGGTCCAGCGGACCGATCACGGTGGCGAGCATGTTGTTGAAGTCGTGCGCGATCCCGCCGGTCAGCTGGCCCACCGCCTCCATCTTCTGGCTCTGCCGAAGGGCCTCTTCCACGCGCGTGCGCTCGGCCACTTCGGCGATCACCCGGCTTTCGAGTTCTTCGTTGAGTTCCTGCAGACGTGCATCGGCCTGCTTGCGCGCAGTGATGTCGACCACCACGCCGAGCACACGCACGCAGCGCTGGTCCTCGAACACCGCACGCCCCTTGGCGGCCACCCAGCGCAGCGCCCCGTCCTCCTTGAGGACCACGCGGTATTCCACATCGTAGAGCGCGCGCCTGTCGGGGTCGCCCGCCGCTTCGAACGCGGCGCGGGTCGGCGCGCGATCGTCGGGATGCAGGCTGTCGTAGAAATCGCGCATCGAGACCTCGACGTCCGGGGCGATGCCGAACATCGCCTTGGTGCGCGGCGGCCATATCAGCGCGCCAGTCACCATGTCGACGTCCCAGAAGCTGATGTCGCCGGCCTCGGTGGCCAGTCGCAGGCGTTCCTCGCTCTGGGCCAGCGCCGCCTCGGCCGCCTTGCGCGCAGACAGGTCCAGCATCGCCCCGATCATGCGCACGGGGCTGCCGGCCTCGTCGCGCAGCACCGTCCCGCGGTCGAGGACGGCGGCGAAGCTGCCATCGGCCCTGCGGAAACGGTATTCGCCCGACCACACCGACTCGGTGCCCGCGATCACCGCATGGATGCGTGCATCGACGCGGGGGCGGTCATCGGGGTGGATGTGATCGAGCCACCAGCGCGCATCGGTCCGGGCCATGGCATGACCGAACAGCGAGGCCAGTGCCTCGTTCCAGACCACTTCCCCATCGGCGATGCGCCAGTCCCAGATCGCATCGTTGGTCGCGCGGGCGGCGAGCCGGTAGCGCTCCTCGATCTCGCGATGGCGCCGTTCGGCGGCCCGGCGGCGGGTAATGTCGAGCGAGGTGCCGACCAGACCGACGACTCTGCCCGCCGCGTCACGCAGCGGCGCCTTGGTCGAGAGCCACCAGGCGCGCCGGCCATCGGGGTAACTCACGTGCTCCTCGAGCTGCTCGGGCTGACCGCTCGCCATGATCCGCTCGTCGGTGGCCATGATCGCGGCCGCCTGCTCGGGGTCGCGGAGCAGCTCCGCGTCGGTGCGCCCCACGTAGGCCTCGAGCGGGCAGCCGAGCAGCTCGCCGGTACTGCGGTTGCCGATCAGGAAACGACCCTGGCGATCCTTGGCGAACACCACGCCGGGCGCGGCATCGACGAAGGATCGCAACAGGGACTGGGCCTGATCGCGCTCGGCTTCGATCCGGCGACGCGTTTCGATTTCGATGACCACACCGGAGAACTCGCGCGGGCGGCGGCCCGCATCGAAGTCGACGCGTCCGATCGCCTCGATCCACCGGTACTGCGCGTCGGAGCCTCGCGCACGGTACTGGTGCGCGAAGCGACCGCCGCGGACGAGAACCTCGGCAATGGCGTCGGATACCCCGGGCAAATCCTCCGGATGCACCGTCGTGAGAATCCGCTCCAGCGGCACCTGCGTATCGGCAATCTCCGGATCGAGGCCGAGTGCCCGCGCCAGGGCGTCATCCACCGTGACCCGGTCCCGGGCGACATCCCAGAACCAGGTGCCGACGATCGCGCCTGCAGCCAGCGCCATCTCGATGCGACGGGCATCGCGCCCACCAGCTCCGTGCGCGGGGTCCGAAGGATTCAAGGCGTACTCGCAAGTGGGCCGACCCGGGACGGGCATTCTCCCAAACCGCCCGTGACAGGGCGTCATCGGCTCCGCCGAGCGGCGACGACGCTGGTCGACCGGATCGATGCCGGGGGCCCAGCGGCGCGCGTGTTGCGGTACTTGCGTCGAGCCCAGACGGAGCCGGGGGTTCCGGCTGCGGCCCGCAGCAAGCGCATCCAGTGCCGCCCGGCCTCGCGGATGCCCCGCCCGGCCCCGGCGCAACCAACACGGGCGGCGGCTCCGGTGAATAGGGATTCACATGGGTTTTCCGCGTGCGTCGCCATGATGCTGCGATGCGCCAATCCCAGGAATCCCGCCCGCCGTCGTCGTCCACTGGCGCGACGGTCCTGTCGCCACCACCTCCGCTTCCCGCCGATGCCGCGCTTTTCCTCGACGTCGACGGCTGCCTGTTGCCGTTCGCGCCACGCCCGGACGCGGTCGAAGTTCCGCCAGCTCTGGTCGACCGACTCGTCGCACTGCAGACCGCCTTGGGCGGCGCGCTGGCCCTGGTCAGCGGACGCAACCTGGCAACGCTCGACCGGCTGTTCGCCCCTGCGGCCTTCGCTGCGGCCGGCCTGCACGGTGTCGAGCGGCGACGCGCCGGCGAGATCGTCCAGGCCAGCCAGATCCCGGCCGCGCTGCGGCAGGTGCGCGACGCCGGACTCGCAGTGATCGGCGCCTTCCCCGGTGCGCTGCTCGAGGACAAGGGCGCGGCAATCGGACTGCACTGGCGGATGGTCGCGCCGCCCCGCGCCGCGGAAGCCGCAACCGCCTTGCGCGCCTTCGCCGAGCACGCACTGGCCCGCCTGCCCGGCTATCAGTTGCAGCCGGGCGATCGGGTCATCGAACTGCGTCCGCGACATGCCGACAAGGGCAGCGCGATCCTCGAATTCCTCGCCGAGGCACCGTTCGCCGGCCGCGTGCCGGTCTTTGCCGGCGATGACCTCACCGACGATCCCGGTTTCCAGGCCGTCAATTCGCATGGCGGCATCAGCATCCTCGTCGGCGACCGGCCCGGCAGTGCCGCCCGCTTCCGCCTTTCAGATCCCGCCGCCGTGCATGCATGGCTTGGCGTGACGCCCCGACCCCCGGAGACCCCGCGATGACACAACCGCTCGCCCCCAGCCTGGATCTGGGCCTCGTCGGCAATGGCAGCTTCGGCGCCCTGTTCGATGCGCAGGCGCGTCTGGTCTGGTCCTGCCTGCCGGCGTTCGACGGCGATCCGGCGTTCTGCGCGCTGCTGTCGCCCAAGCAGGGCCATGGCGACTGGGCAATCGAACTCGACGGCTTCGAGCGCAGCGAACAGCATTACATCGAGAACACCGCGATCCTGCGCACCGTGCTCCACGACCGGCACGGCGCTTCCATCGAGATCACGGATTTCGCCCCGCGCTGGCGCCAGCTCGACCGGTTCTACCGGCCGGTGATGCTGATGCGCCGCATCCGCCTGCTGTCGGGGAGCCCGCGTATCCGCATCCGCCTTCGCCCCCTCGCCGACTGGGGTGCACGCGTGCCCGACAGCACCTGGGGCAGCAACCACATCCGCTTCGTACTGCCCGACTTCGCCCTGCGCGCGACGACCGACGTGCCCATCCGCCTGCTGCGCGAGGGCCTGCCCTTCGTCGTCGACCGCGACCTGCATTTCGTGCTCGGTCCCGACGAGACCCTGACCCAGCCACTGGCCGAGTTCGTGCAGGGCTCCCTGAAACGCACCACTTCCTACTGGCGCGAGTGGGTGCGCTACCTGTCCATCCCGCTCGATTTCCAGGAAGCGGTCATCCGCAGCGCGATCACCCTCAAGCTGTGCCAGTACGAGGACAGCGGCGGCATCATCGCGGCGATGACGACCTCGATTCCCGAGGCCGCCGATACCGAGCGCAACTGGGACTACCGCTACTGCTGGCTGCGCGACGCGGCCTTCGTCGTGCGCGCGCTCAACCGCCTGGGCGCGACGCGCACGATGGAGGAGTACATCCGCTACATCTTCAACCTCACGGTGAGTGACGACGGCGACATGCAGCCGCTCTACGGCATCGCGTTCGAACACGAACTGACCGAGGAGACGATGCCCGCGCTGGC
The genomic region above belongs to Luteimonas chenhongjianii and contains:
- a CDS encoding PAS domain-containing protein; translated protein: MNPSDPAHGAGGRDARRIEMALAAGAIVGTWFWDVARDRVTVDDALARALGLDPEIADTQVPLERILTTVHPEDLPGVSDAIAEVLVRGGRFAHQYRARGSDAQYRWIEAIGRVDFDAGRRPREFSGVVIEIETRRRIEAERDQAQSLLRSFVDAAPGVVFAKDRQGRFLIGNRSTGELLGCPLEAYVGRTDAELLRDPEQAAAIMATDERIMASGQPEQLEEHVSYPDGRRAWWLSTKAPLRDAAGRVVGLVGTSLDITRRRAAERRHREIEERYRLAARATNDAIWDWRIADGEVVWNEALASLFGHAMARTDARWWLDHIHPDDRPRVDARIHAVIAGTESVWSGEYRFRRADGSFAAVLDRGTVLRDEAGSPVRMIGAMLDLSARKAAEAALAQSEERLRLATEAGDISFWDVDMVTGALIWPPRTKAMFGIAPDVEVSMRDFYDSLHPDDRAPTRAAFEAAGDPDRRALYDVEYRVVLKEDGALRWVAAKGRAVFEDQRCVRVLGVVVDITARKQADARLQELNEELESRVIAEVAERTRVEEALRQSQKMEAVGQLTGGIAHDFNNMLATVIGPLDLLASRLGDMDPRAKRYLDMAIDGASRAAQLTQRLLAFSRQQPLQPVPVDANKLVEGMRALLAHSLGGNVRLKTALVDGVWCAHVDGNQLENVILNLAVNARDAMPAGGQLTIGTANCDMATAAGDHPGVPDGQYVLITVSDTGCGMPPEVMARAFDPFYTTKTVGKGTGLGLSQVYGFVQQSSGHVRLASAPGAGTVVRIYLPRLVERPEEAAPLSGQAAPLPARGQQQLILVVDDEAGVRQFSADALTELGYRVLSADGASQALQVLDAHPDIALLFTDVVMPEVNGRQLADEALRRRPALKVVFATGNSRNTLVDDGVLGPDVQLIGKPFTVRELATRIGAVFAD
- the otsB gene encoding trehalose-phosphatase → MRQSQESRPPSSSTGATVLSPPPPLPADAALFLDVDGCLLPFAPRPDAVEVPPALVDRLVALQTALGGALALVSGRNLATLDRLFAPAAFAAAGLHGVERRRAGEIVQASQIPAALRQVRDAGLAVIGAFPGALLEDKGAAIGLHWRMVAPPRAAEAATALRAFAEHALARLPGYQLQPGDRVIELRPRHADKGSAILEFLAEAPFAGRVPVFAGDDLTDDPGFQAVNSHGGISILVGDRPGSAARFRLSDPAAVHAWLGVTPRPPETPR
- a CDS encoding glycoside hydrolase family 15 protein, whose amino-acid sequence is MTQPLAPSLDLGLVGNGSFGALFDAQARLVWSCLPAFDGDPAFCALLSPKQGHGDWAIELDGFERSEQHYIENTAILRTVLHDRHGASIEITDFAPRWRQLDRFYRPVMLMRRIRLLSGSPRIRIRLRPLADWGARVPDSTWGSNHIRFVLPDFALRATTDVPIRLLREGLPFVVDRDLHFVLGPDETLTQPLAEFVQGSLKRTTSYWREWVRYLSIPLDFQEAVIRSAITLKLCQYEDSGGIIAAMTTSIPEAADTERNWDYRYCWLRDAAFVVRALNRLGATRTMEEYIRYIFNLTVSDDGDMQPLYGIAFEHELTEETMPALAGYRGMGPVRRGNLAYVQRQHDTYGSVVLASAQLFFDRRLEHPGDAATFAKLEPLGELAWRLYDQPDAGLWEFRGKAYVHTYSAVMCWAACDRLARIASQLGLDARAGHWQERATAMRERIMAESWNAELGTFADAFGGDRLDASLLLLADLGFIKTEDPRFVGTVEAIGRTLRHGDGLFRYVTPDDFGAPETSFTICTFWYIDALASIGRTDEARALFETLLSRRNHLGLLSEDLAFDTGEAWGNFPQTYSHVGLIMAAMRLSRPWQDAA